In the Purpureocillium takamizusanense chromosome 5, complete sequence genome, one interval contains:
- a CDS encoding uncharacterized protein (COG:B~EggNog:ENOG503NZWG), giving the protein MGSHQPRLVATDRDQDGLKIWSCVTCRRRKVKCDRRDPCANCVRNGAECHFPVTGRLPRRSRDHTGAFSASASSSNRQAELLGRLRRLEDLVTELSGQLEDGSLPPAWQQQLGALSSGSSASAERNPLLGTDEMYEDFGRLVVDQGGRPRVDRGFWSIFCDEVEHIFQAIQDGSEEPEIAVRQRSSTDNWSAPDHCHGYLLGISCASTTDEDLYPLPSQIPFLWNTFVRNVDPFIKVLHGPSVGRIISETKGKLDALGPGIEAMLLSVCLAAIVSLGQNEVSDAFRISRTEMMARFRLGVERSLGRAQFATTRDVAVVQALAIYLSILPYIGASQLASTVTGALVRIATSMGLHKDELDGKQPNKAAGVEIETRRRLWWHICFIECRGMEPGLPGTGISEAGFTTRIPSNVDDDKIPDTSGATFAGGELRQTPTTLAIVRCEIWRLRRALRGRPDDTLPMQLRIVNDARTRIEGVCPLDPRSEDAFVSFLQTITGLALAKLEREIYRQHLRTFSTDSGAPAHESSQLLELNVAVIDAMRELGANPAWQRWRWQLQGRFPWRAVGFVFVQLCQMPWTPASERAWGLARGLFEGLPDGAKRDAQWRRLNELAAKAAAHRGRLLEERAMAREDGLDWNVLHMDETRAWQPNVEHFASDIAAGHQLTASGGDGAVARTMRLGGGREEAAEDRALQQGGDAHITTLEIERTQTLFAEGELEESVAADWERDEYTVDDILMDWPDWDDGTDMDIF; this is encoded by the exons ATGGGATCGCATCAGCCACGGCTTGTCGCCACCGACAGAGACCAGGACGGCCTCAAGATATGGAGCTGTGTCAcctgtcgtcgccgcaaGGTCAAGTGTGACCGCCGCGACCCTTGCGCCAACTGCGTCCGCAATGGCGCCGAGTGCCACTTCCCCGTGaccggccgcctcccgcgccgcagtCGAGATCACACGGGTGCCTTTTCTGCCAGTGCTTCGTCGTCAAACCGGCAAGCAGAGCTACTCGGCCGGCTGCGACGACTGGAAGACCTCGTCACGGAGCTCAGTGGCCAGCTCGAAGACGGgagcttgccgccggcctggcagCAACAGCTGGGGGCGCTGTCTTCCGGATCGTCGGCATCAGCGGAGAGGAACCCCTTGTTAGGCACGGATGAAATGTATGAGGACTTTGGTAGGCTCGTGGTTGACCAGGGTGGGCGACCGCGTGTGGACAGAGGCTTCTGGTCCATCTTTTGCGACGAG GTTGAGCACATATTTCAGGCCATACAGGATGGCTCAGAGGAGCCCGAGATAGCAGTgcggcagcgcagctccACAGACAACTGGTCTGCGCCGGATCACTGCCACGGATACCTGCTGGGCATCTCATGCGCATCTACGACCGACGAAGACCTGTACCCGTTACCTTCTCAAATACCCTTCCTCTGGAACACGTTCGTACGCAACGTCGATCCCTTCATCAAGGTACTCCACGGGCCGAGCGTAGGGCGCATCATCAGCGAGACCAAGGGTAAGCTCGACGCTCTCGGCCCAGGTATCGAGGCCATGTTGCTTTCCGTCTGCCTCGCTGCCATCGTCTCGCTGGGCCAGAATGAAGTGTCAGATGCCTTCCGGATCTCCCGAACCGAGATGATGGCCCGCTTCCGGCTGGGCGTGGAAAGAAGCCTCGGTCGCGCGCAGTTTGCGACAACTAGGGATGTCGCGGTCGTCCAGGCGCTAGCCATCTATCTGTCCATCCTTCCGTATATTGGGGCCTCACAGCTGGCGTCGACAGTGACAGGTGCCCTTGTGAGAATTGCGACATCTATGGGACTGCATAAAGACGAACTCGATGGGAAACAGCCAAACAAGGCCGCGGGTGTCGAGATAGAAACAAGAAGACGGCTGTGGTGGCACATTTGCTTCATCGAGTGCCGAGGCATGGAGCCGGGTCTGCCTGGGACTGGCATTTCGGAAGCTGGGTTCACCACTCGAATCCCGAGcaatgttgatgatgataaGATTCCCGACACTTCTGGTGCTACCTTTGCTGGCGGAGAGTTGCGGCAAACACCAACGACACTGGCGATCGTCCGTTGCGAAATTTGGCGACTTCGCAGAGCTCTTCGTGGCCGACCCGACGACACACTACCTATGCAGCTGCGAATAGTAAACGACGCAAGGACAAGAATCGAGGGCGTGTGTCCATTAGATCCTCGTTCGGAGGATGCATTTGTGTCGTTTCTGCAAACCATCACTGGTCTGGCCCTTGCGAAATTGGAACGAGAAATCTACCGACAGCATCTGCGCACGTTCTCCACAGATTCAGGGGCCCCGGCGCATGAATCGAGCCAGTTACTCGAGTTGAACGTGGCCGTCATTGATGCCATGCGAGAACTGGGGGCCAACCCGGCCTGGCAGAGGTGGCGATGGCAGCTCCAGGGACGCTTCCCGTGGCGGGCTGTTGGATTCGTCTTCGTCCAGCTGTGCCAGATGCCATGGACACCGGCTTCTGAGCGGGCATGGGGGCTCGCACGGGGGCTCTTCGAGGGCCTCCCCGACGGGGCGAAGCGGGACGCacagtggcggcggttgaATGAGCTGGCCGCCAAGGCAGCTGCCCATCGGGGGAGATTGCTGGAGGAGCGAGCGATGGCGCGTGAAGATGGCCTGGATTGGAACGTTTTGCACATGGATGAGACCAGAGCTTGGCAGCCTAACGTCGAGCACTTTGCGTCCGACATTGCGGCTGGGCATCAACTAACGGCTTctggaggagatggagctGTGGCCAGGACCATGCGTCTTGGAGGTGGTCGGGAAGAGGCGGCAGAGGACAGAGCGTTGCAGCAAGGAGGCGATGCTCATATCACGACTTTGGAAATCGAAAGAACTCAGACTTTGTTCGCTGAGGGCGAACTGGAGGAGAGTGTGGCTGCTGACTGGGAAAGGGATGAATACACTGTCGACGACATACTGATGGACTGGCCTGACTGGGATGACGGGACCGACATGGACATTTTTTGA